Part of the Athalia rosae chromosome 2, iyAthRosa1.1, whole genome shotgun sequence genome, CACAATGGCCAATATAAATGACTTCGTCGCAAAAGTAACAGCTTCAGACCCTGACTTGGGAGAAAATGGAACCTTGTTTTATTACATTGCAAGTGCAAACCTGTACAAATTTGGCTCAGAAAAACCGAGCGGATCAATTGTGCCAAGTCCTTTCAATGTAACGCAAGATGGAAAGGTAGTTACAAGCGGGTACATGGCCGAATATAATCAAGATAGATTTATTGTTGAAGTCATAGCGAAAGAAACTACTGCACCAGAAAGATATGCACGAACTCGAGTTCACGTGAGTAATCCTTTACAACGCTGAAGATTCGATGTCGAGTTTTATCCTTATGAGtctttcatttgaaattaGGTATGGGTATTTGAACCAGCGCAGCTTATTCGGGTGATTCTTTCAAGACCCCCTGAGGAAGTTAATCGGGAAAAAGACGAGATTGTAGCCCAATTATCAAATGCGACCCAAAGCAGAGTCGTTGTCGATGATATTAAATATCACGTTGATGCTTCTGGACATATCCGCAGAGAATGGTGAGaaaattgaacttttttttaatattctaaAGATCTAAACTTGTAACCTGATGTTTTTCAGGTGTGATATGTACTTGCATGTAGTAGATACATCGCAAGGCATAGCTGCTATCCCAGATGTTTTGAAAGTCATCGATGCTAAGTATGATTCACTACAAGAATACTACGCTGGTTTTGCAATTGAAAATGTTGTGGTAAGTTGGTTCAatctatgaatattttttcaatatgatCTCAAAAAAAAGCATATCCACTTATTTAAATGGGGTCTGACTTATAATTCTAGCCTGCTTACGTCGGAATACAGGAAGAGCCATTTGATCCAGCGCTAGCTGCTCTGATCGCTCTATTAGTCGTTCTTGTGGTTGGGGCTGTTACCGTCATTGTTGTATGCTGCTGTCTGAGGCACTGGTGTGTATACTAATCATAATATAAGCTCCCAGAATTGAAGTCTCAATGGTATTGTTAACTCAATTATCTCAGTAGAACTTTGTCAAACTCAATATTCTAAAGTGGTATCCTCACTAGTTGATTACGAGTCTCTTCATCAATCTTCTTCTAATTCTAGGGTGATAAGCGTACCTAATGACCTACGTAAAAAGGATGCTTTAATCAAAAAGCAAATCATCGATGAACTGAATACTACTGAGAACCCATTATGGATTGAACAGTGAGCGCCTTTGTTTAGAATTTCAATGCCtgatttataaaaatacgaaattactTGTAACAACTATTTATTTCTAATATCACAGAAAGCTCAAACTCTATGAAGAACAGGAACTGACAATGCAAGTGTTCAGTGAACCAGAGGGTGGTTTAGGCACAGAAAGGCGGGGCAGTGGAGTCAGCACGGGAATGGGAGACATGTCCCAAGATAATACCTATGCAACAATCCAACATCCATTGCCACCTAACAGGCATCGACCCACTACACCAGACTATACAACTCTACCTGGTAATCACAATGTGAGTGAATTTGCATTTATATGATTCagtgaaattatttaaaattgaaaattcatgagaTAAAAGTTTCCACTACCTGtgtaatttgaatataattttacagTTATATGAATCAGCAATGGGATTCCAAGGTTCTACATTTCAACCAACACCAACTCCTCAACTAACGTTAGATCGTGACGGTCAACCACAGTTTGTATCAGGACTCATGTAAACTCAAATATTCACTACAACAACCCTTCCCATCCTTCTCCATCCAATGTAAGAATCTGATTGAGTTTCAATATTACATGCGTTTCAGGTACATAATTTTGACAATAACTGGGTATTAATACcatgtatttacatataagAATTGTGTAAACAAGGCAGCAGCTGTAATCTTTTGAAAATGTCTTCTGTCAACCGTATTTATGATGGCAGCAATCTTCGAAGTAAAAAGACAGAGATAGTTCGATATCATTGTATGTGATATTGAATTCGGCAATATTTCTCATAGtatgaaaacttttcatttgaaattatgTACTTTCAGAATCTAGATTTACATTGCAGTCATCCAACTTTTGTGTTCCATTTGTATAAGCCTCTTCAAAGTTTACACGATGTAGTTGGAAATTGCATAAAATATCGAAACTTCTCAGACAGTCGTATAAAACGTAAGATATATTAATGGGTGAACATTAAATATAGCCGGTGTgtggatgtatatatgtgtgttgCCAACCTGGGGTCCGATCTACTTCGacttaataataaaataatagggAGCTACTGTGAAATAGCTGGTTGACTGAAGCTTGGCAcgacagatatatgtatataattcagTGTGTAGATTCCGTCTGGCCCAATTTTTAATGTTACACCACaagtttttgtttctattcAAATTCAGTAAAGTAACTGTACCTTGTTGCGATCGTGGCTGTGTTATTCAAAGTCGATAGCTCGACaatggtataataatttaagtacctaattatttattcatactaTTAAATTACAATTAGCCAAAAGAGTTGGAATTACGCACATAATTCGCGCGTCTACACCATGATTATCAAAAAACAGCTATCATGACAGAAGGCACTTTAATGATTTGCAAAATCTCAAATACGTATTACCAACAAAGCATATGATAgcaaaaaaagtttaattccgatattttttaaaattttgagCTATCAACTAAGAAAGGTTGTCTTCTGTTGAAATTTGGCTTTGTGGTACCTAGAATCAGTAGTCTTTACAGAAAGGCTTAGCCTAACAAGCAATTCCACTTTGCGTCCATTAATTTAAAAACACTTAACACTGCCCAATTGATTTCCTGCATGAATATAAGGCAGTTAAGCTTCTccttaaaaatattttataatgttataaaataattattgtgtgATCACTTGAAGGAAAGTTGCATGATTAATCACATTCcagtattataatattttgatcGCAATGAGgttcatttataatttttacgtCTTGTAATCGAGTGAATGATGGGCAATAGACGGACATAGTCATATCATATTTAAACGGAACGAGAAATCATTTGTAATAATATGTAAAGCTTACAGCTACGTTACGAAGTTCCACAAAAATAAGGACGATAATGTCAAGCCAATTTTTTACGTTTAACATATTTTATATAGTATGATTGTTTCGTGGGGCAAAATATTCTATAAGCTTTATTACTTGTTACATACTTTTCAAATGTATCTCatactcgaagaaaaaaaactcaaatctCATAAGTTATTACCAAGAATgtttattacaataatattaagCTATTATTGATTATAATATTGTTAGAACGTTATGATTATTCTAGTTAGTCAGGTACTATCTGTTTATCGATCGTAAACTGATTGTAATATTGTAACATATTTTACGTAAGTGATTAATAAGAAATATTCGTACTTGTAAGATATGGTTACCTTTATCCCCTTCTATGAGTGTTTCTACATCCAAAAATAGTATAGAAAATAGGAGGATAAAGTTTTtggtacaaaaaaaacttacgcAATGATATAATATCGTACAGTAAGTATTTCAATTCTTATcacaaattaattttcaaccatAGAATCTACCATACTCACTTCGCTATTTTGATTTAGATCATTTCCAGTGTTCGAACCGGAACAACTACCCTCGGCAACGCAGCTGTCAAGACCCTGACTAAGATTTTCAATagtattcaataattcacaAGTCGCTGTGATTAAACTTGGTTGGCTAGCATTAacggattttttaattattttacaccgGTTTGAACCAGTGACTTTTTTTGGCTTAGGTGTATATTGTAACATTTCAATCAGAGCTTCTGGGCGGTCTGCCCATAATTCATGACCACCTTTAGTAGGATATTGTTTTGTTGCATCACAGATAAGGCACTTCCATCTTACCATTTTGGTGGGTTTCGAAACCAAACGTACTTTGGCTGTTACTCCCGGTATTAAAGGAGACAGACAACATTTGCAAACTGATCTTTTGACATCTGGGTCCCTAAATATTCAATTGAGGCTCAGGTTTTTATGTATCTATTATAAAACCACGTTTGAGTCGAATCAAACTATTGGAAGCAACCCAAATTTTACTTACATTCGTAGAACAGACTTTTGAGCGCATTTCATCATAACATAACCATAGTACGAAGCAGCTATTGGATTCTTTGCTCCTATTGCCATCAGGTGACTTGCctagaatataaataaaatggtctCAATAAAGAACTAGATTCCAAAAATCTCGATAAATATTGATGTGCGAACAAAATATACCTGATACAAATAATTCATTCGCTCCAATACGTCTTTTTCTTTGCGTCCTTTCATGTTAAAAGCCATTCAATGTTCTCCGACATGAAGGTTAGATTCGAATATGTTGACTGGTTCTCCTGTACGTACGTGATACATCAATGCTTTGCACAATGTACTGCTTCGTCTTCATCAAAGAAAATTTAGTCTTCATCTACCTGCTCGGTGAATCCGAAATTGGACTCGACAGTCtttaatataaatatgagAGTCGACTACTGTCCAATGTCACAGACATAACTGACAACACTTCGCGCGCACAATATCTTCATTCTTGAGTTACCATAGAAACGTATGCTTGATCACTGCACAAGCCCTGATAGGCTCGTACAAATCATGGATTGTTGTTTCAATTGTTGTTGATTATTAGCAATAGATTGCGCAATCTCGtcaattaaattcaaataGTAACAAACAACAGTTACCAGTTACCACCATCTATCGCACAGTAATGAATACACATCATATCAACGATATGACTAGAACGACGCGCATGCGGGTGATATCCTTGACGTTGCGTATTACGTagccagatatacatatgctGTTGCTGGCTGTTATCGGCGCACAAGACCTCGTCCGCAAGGCCAACGAAATTGACCTCGACATCGAGAAATTGAGAGCTGTCCTCGACGGAGGCCGCGGCCAAGGCCTGACCGTGAAACTCATAGAGTCCTTGGGCGCCCCGATGTCAAGTGAAGTCCAAGGTACTCATTTAATCTGTCCTTGGCTCGAATGCGTCTGTGTTGATACTCGCTATAGCCACCTATAGCATGCTCTCGCCACAGCTCGTATGATggataaatatttgtacattCCAAACGGTTTATCGAATCTCGTTCATTCGAGTAAGCCCCTTATCCCCGTATACCTGAGTATGTCATCCTAATATTATAGAGAAATTATCTGAATGACCTGTACTCAGCGATGTGATCTTAATAGAAGTGCAGGATTTGCAAATCTGATTCGTTTGCTTTAACCATTTCATTAGCTCGGGAATTATCAAAAGAGTGTAATTTTTACGGAGTCTCAAGTTGTATCGACAATTTTTGATGTGATCGACGATCTTTCACTCATTGCGATCTACACTGGTAGGTCAGTGCATCTCCGTATTTGAATCACGCGCTGCGCATGTTTTATCTCGCGTCTGTGTCAATAGGTGGCTTGTGAAAGACGTTTTTCTCGCAGAACAATCACAATTCCGAGAGTATTTTAATGGGCAAAGTAGAGCCAGCGATCATATCCACGGCGGGAACCCAACGTGACGGAGTTGACGCTCCTGTCGCCCAACCTAACCTAGGTGAACTTGGGAGGGGGTTTTTGCTACCTTTTTGCCCCAAAAACAATAAAGGTTTGCGTTCCCGCCATAATCAaatcaaagaaatatttcGCCTTTCACAGCACCTGTGCGTGCTAAAGGTATTAGGTCGTATGTGCTCAATATACGACCTTGTattgcgtcgcgtcgcgtgtaAAGGTAGAGCACATACGACCATAGATACCATTAGTCACGCGATAATATTCCAATCAGTTCACGATTCAACTCATCATGGGTATCTACCTTCGCGAGATTATTGTGTGATCTATGCGATTGGTAATATTCTACGATCCAAATATACGCATGTTCAGATCATCCACGGAGGAATATATTCATGTAGGTATCTTCGAAGATCTATGTGACAAAGGTCCTGGAACATAGGGCTCGTCGAAGCAACATGAGGAGAACTCGTTTCTCCTGTAAACTACGAAGTGTGAAACAAACCACCTATGTTTACACGTTAATTTTGATCAaataaagatttttcaaatatctctaCCGACGTTGTACAAATACCTTCACCTCTCACTTCGTATCATAATTCAAAAACATCTCTTGTTCGATACAGGAGAAGAAATTTCGCAGCGGTTCCAAAACTGATTTAGAAAAAGGCTTCTTCATCTTTTGATGCTCATTGCGGAAGTAATATTCGATACAGGTATTCTTCTGTATCGTAATTTTTCGGAAGAATGTGCATGCCTCGTTGTCAGTCACACTTATCACCTGGTTGAAATAATCAACACAAAATGAAAACTGCTAATTATGAACAAATTGACCCGTATACATTGTTACACCTGTACatcgtatacctatgttgTTTGAGGCAAACATTAGATTTCGTCTGGCAATGTATTTGAAACCGGACAATTTCCAAGTTCCTCGTTGGCGTagtgtaataaataaacacCTGTAACGAGAGTCTAGGAAGAGCTGTGTGATCAGATTGGCTCACAAGGAATAATCAGCAGGTAGACGTGAAGGGAAGAGTGTCATCCTCGGGCTCTTCGCTTCCCCACTGCAATCTCACCGCGTTCATCAGGCTAAAACCATCTCCGTGTTCCTCAGTAAAAGCTCAGAATTCGAGGAAGATCGGCACAGACGGCATCATGCACTTGGTGAGTACGAAACACTCatcctgaaaataataattcgtacaACATTTTCAACCTATCGCTAAACAATTGTCTTCGCCGTAGTCAATCTCGGAATTTGTTAGGGCTAACAAGATTATCTTTTAAGTACATACGATGGTGCAGGTTGGTGTGAAGTGACAGTGCAGCGAGGAACAaggatttataaaatatttcttaattttttaacATAATTTGACTCGtagaatttttatgaaaaatccgGTCAACGCACGAGATGTCAAACATGTTTCACGCTTACGGGCATTCTGgtctaattaaaaaaaaaaaaaatgcacttGTAAGCAGCTAAAAAGATCATCGGCAGTTGTGGATCTTCGGTCAGTAATAAATTTACAGGCGCTGTGAAAGAAATGAACGACCTGACTTCGTTCGTCCGTGAACTTTTCATTAGCTATAATTCTCGTATTCAGCTCGGAATTGATTTAGTCACGGTAAGAtgtgaacaattt contains:
- the LOC105694027 gene encoding ribonuclease P protein subunit p21, with protein sequence MAFNMKGRKEKDVLERMNYLYQASHLMAIGAKNPIAASYYGYVMMKCAQKSVLRMDPDVKRSVCKCCLSPLIPGVTAKVRLVSKPTKMVRWKCLICDATKQYPTKGGHELWADRPEALIEMLQYTPKPKKVTGSNRCKIIKKSVNASQPSLITATCELLNTIENLSQGLDSCVAEGSCSGSNTGNDLNQNSEVSMVDSMVEN